In Paracoccus sp. TOH, a single window of DNA contains:
- the rplT gene encoding 50S ribosomal protein L20 produces MARVKSGKITHARHKKVLDAAKGYYGNRSRNFRTATQAVDKANQYATRDRKTRKRNFRALWIQRINAAVRAVDAEMTYSRFIAALAKAGIEVDRKVLADLAVHEHEAFAAVVAQAKAAA; encoded by the coding sequence ATGGCACGAGTCAAATCGGGTAAGATCACCCACGCCCGCCACAAGAAGGTTCTTGACGCGGCGAAAGGCTATTACGGCAACCGTTCGCGCAACTTCCGCACCGCGACCCAGGCCGTCGACAAGGCCAACCAATACGCCACCCGCGACCGCAAGACGCGCAAGCGCAACTTCCGCGCGCTGTGGATCCAGCGCATCAACGCCGCCGTGCGCGCCGTCGATGCCGAGATGACCTATTCGCGCTTCATCGCCGCGCTGGCGAAAGCCGGGATCGAGGTGGACCGCAAGGTCCTGGCCGACCTGGCCGTGCACGAGCACGAGGCCTTTGCCGCCGTGGTCGCGCAGGCGAAAGCCGCCGCCTGA
- a CDS encoding cytochrome P450 — MTLDPPPDRYPARVPLHRQPMGVIASAMTARRNVLELIPEIAIRQPMVSGKTGKRWHMVLDPEALRRVLKDRVEDYPKSLVTRLILQPAIGNSMFVAEGAHWRWQRLAAAPAFAQRHVEALAPVMTAAAEASARRLAAAQGPVDVFAETVAATFEVISDVTFSGDEGFDRDAVHQAIDAYIAGAARISVLDILGLPGWIPRPGRLVSGGDLRRMKRVADAAIRARARSGPRSVPDLLDLLRAGEDLETHRRMSPAELRDNLLTFIVAGHETTALTLAWALYLLAFDPQVQDRAATEARSALAGRAATAADLPRLAYIRQVVEEALRLYPPAAFLSRTARIHDSLGGREVRPGDTIMLPIYALHRHRLLWDDPDRFDPGRFAAGVTRDRFAFLPFGAGPRICIGASFAMQEAVIILATLVARFRFALTARQPQPRMILTLRPHGGVWLQVAPRQAGCDAHASVTQSPGERGTP, encoded by the coding sequence ATGACCCTGGACCCGCCGCCCGACCGTTATCCCGCCCGCGTGCCCCTGCATCGCCAGCCGATGGGGGTGATCGCCAGCGCCATGACCGCGCGGCGCAACGTGCTGGAGCTGATCCCCGAGATCGCCATCCGCCAGCCCATGGTCTCGGGCAAGACCGGCAAGCGCTGGCACATGGTCCTGGACCCCGAGGCGCTGCGCCGGGTGCTCAAGGACCGGGTCGAGGACTATCCGAAATCGCTGGTCACCCGGCTGATCCTGCAGCCCGCCATCGGCAATTCCATGTTCGTGGCCGAGGGCGCGCATTGGCGCTGGCAGCGCCTGGCCGCCGCGCCGGCCTTCGCCCAGCGCCATGTCGAGGCGCTGGCCCCGGTGATGACCGCCGCCGCCGAGGCCAGCGCCCGGCGCCTGGCGGCGGCGCAGGGCCCGGTCGATGTCTTTGCCGAGACCGTGGCCGCGACCTTCGAGGTGATCTCGGACGTGACCTTTTCCGGCGACGAGGGTTTCGACCGCGACGCGGTGCATCAGGCCATCGACGCCTATATCGCCGGCGCCGCCCGCATCTCGGTCCTGGACATCCTGGGCCTGCCGGGCTGGATACCGCGGCCGGGGCGGCTGGTTTCCGGCGGCGACCTGCGGCGGATGAAGCGCGTCGCCGACGCGGCGATCCGCGCCCGGGCGCGCTCGGGCCCGCGCTCGGTTCCGGATCTTCTGGACCTGCTGCGCGCCGGCGAGGACCTCGAGACGCATCGCCGCATGTCCCCGGCCGAGCTGCGCGACAACCTGCTGACCTTCATCGTCGCCGGGCACGAGACCACGGCGCTGACGCTGGCCTGGGCGCTTTACCTGCTGGCCTTCGACCCCCAGGTGCAGGACCGCGCCGCGACCGAGGCCAGGTCCGCGCTGGCCGGCCGCGCCGCCACCGCCGCCGACCTGCCGCGCCTGGCCTATATCCGCCAGGTGGTCGAGGAGGCGCTGCGGCTTTATCCGCCCGCCGCCTTCCTGTCGCGCACCGCCCGCATCCACGACAGCCTGGGCGGGCGCGAGGTGCGGCCGGGCGACACCATCATGCTGCCGATCTATGCGCTGCACCGCCACCGGCTGCTCTGGGACGATCCCGACCGCTTCGACCCCGGGCGTTTCGCCGCCGGCGTGACCCGCGACCGCTTCGCCTTCCTGCCCTTCGGGGCCGGGCCGCGGATCTGCATCGGCGCCAGTTTCGCGATGCAAGAGGCGGTGATCATCCTTGCCACGCTGGTCGCGCGCTTCCGCTTTGCCCTGACCGCGCGCCAGCCGCAGCCGCGCATGATCCTGACCCTGCGCCCGCATGGCGGGGTCTGGCTGCAGGTCGCGCCGCGGCAGGCGGGTTGCGATGCTCACGCATCCGTTACACAATCCCCCGGCGAACGGGGGACACCATGA
- the pyk gene encoding pyruvate kinase — protein MRRHRKVKIVATLGPASSDFATIRALFEAGADVFRLNMSHGTHEEQRARYDIIRKVEAESGRPIAVLADLQGPKLRVGAFAEGPHDLRDGQAFRFDLDPTPGTASRVQLPHPEIFAALEPGAELLVNDGKIRLRVEACGPDFADCTVTAGGPISNRKGVNVPDVVLPLAALSDKDRDDLEFACGLGVDWLALSFVQRPEDVIEARELAKGRAAILSKIEKPAAVRAFPEILKVSDGIMVARGDLGVELPVHSVPPIQKRLVRACRAAAKPVIVATQMLESMIESPMPTRAEVSDVATAIYEGTDAIMLSAESAAGAYPVEAVATMDNVARSVESDPTYREIIESSRQAKRQTVADGIVAAAREIAETTDISAICAFTQSGTTASLVARERPRVPIVAMSSEQGTLRRLCLTWGTHCVKTPSLERFKQAVVNAAKAARDFGFADESNQIVVMAGVPFNVPGTTNILRIAPCDERLIYRTDPE, from the coding sequence ATGAGACGGCATCGCAAGGTCAAGATCGTGGCAACGCTCGGGCCGGCATCCAGCGATTTCGCCACCATCCGCGCGCTTTTCGAGGCCGGCGCGGACGTGTTCCGCCTGAACATGAGCCATGGCACGCACGAGGAACAGCGCGCCCGCTACGACATCATCCGCAAGGTCGAGGCCGAATCGGGCCGGCCCATCGCCGTGCTGGCCGACCTGCAGGGCCCGAAGCTGCGCGTCGGCGCCTTCGCCGAGGGGCCGCATGACCTGCGGGACGGGCAGGCCTTCCGCTTCGACCTCGATCCGACGCCCGGCACCGCCAGCCGCGTGCAGCTGCCGCATCCCGAGATCTTCGCGGCGCTGGAACCCGGCGCCGAGCTGCTGGTCAACGACGGCAAGATCCGCCTGCGGGTCGAGGCCTGCGGCCCCGATTTCGCCGATTGCACGGTGACGGCGGGCGGGCCGATCTCGAACCGCAAGGGCGTGAACGTGCCCGACGTGGTGCTGCCGCTGGCGGCGCTGTCGGACAAGGACCGCGACGACCTGGAATTCGCCTGCGGGCTGGGGGTGGACTGGCTGGCCCTGTCCTTCGTCCAGCGCCCCGAGGACGTGATCGAGGCGCGCGAGCTGGCCAAGGGCCGCGCCGCCATCCTGTCCAAGATCGAGAAACCCGCCGCCGTGCGGGCCTTTCCCGAGATCCTCAAGGTCTCGGACGGGATCATGGTGGCGCGCGGCGACCTGGGGGTCGAGCTGCCGGTGCATTCGGTGCCGCCGATCCAGAAGCGGCTGGTGCGCGCCTGCCGCGCGGCGGCCAAGCCGGTGATCGTCGCCACCCAGATGCTGGAATCGATGATCGAAAGCCCGATGCCGACCCGGGCCGAGGTCTCGGACGTGGCGACCGCGATCTACGAGGGCACCGACGCCATCATGCTTTCGGCCGAAAGCGCCGCCGGCGCCTATCCGGTCGAGGCGGTGGCGACCATGGACAACGTGGCGCGTTCCGTCGAAAGCGACCCGACCTATCGCGAGATCATCGAAAGCTCGCGCCAGGCCAAGCGCCAGACCGTGGCCGACGGCATCGTCGCCGCGGCGCGCGAGATTGCCGAGACCACCGACATCTCCGCCATCTGCGCCTTCACCCAGTCCGGCACCACCGCCAGCCTGGTGGCGCGCGAGCGGCCGCGGGTGCCGATCGTCGCCATGTCCTCGGAACAGGGCACGCTGCGCCGGCTGTGCCTGACCTGGGGGACGCATTGCGTGAAGACCCCGTCGCTGGAACGCTTCAAGCAGGCGGTGGTGAACGCGGCCAAGGCGGCGCGGGATTTCGGCTTCGCCGACGAATCGAACCAGATTGTGGTCATGGCCGGCGTGCCCTTCAACGTGCCGGGCACCACCAACATCCTGCGCATCGCCCCCTGCGACGAGCGCTTGATCTATCGCACCGATCCGGAATAA
- a CDS encoding N-formylglutamate amidohydrolase, translating to MTAEAFRTIGADRPSRWLITCDHASNRVPDWINGGDLGIAPADMARHIAYDVGAAGLARRLAERLGAPAILSDFSRLVIDPNRGEDDPTLLMRIYDGTVIPANRHAGPAERQRRLDRLYHPYHAAYEALASARPDRAICAIHSFTRQLRGRPRRPWAVGVLYSHRDERLGKALVRECRDLGWITGDNEPYSGHLDGDSIDRHALAQGRPNVLIEVRNDLIADAAGQELWATRLAGLLEGFLDRCGL from the coding sequence ATGACGGCAGAGGCTTTCAGGACCATCGGGGCGGACCGCCCCTCGCGCTGGCTGATCACCTGCGACCATGCCAGCAACCGGGTGCCGGACTGGATCAACGGCGGCGATCTGGGCATCGCGCCCGCGGACATGGCGCGGCACATCGCCTATGACGTCGGCGCCGCCGGGCTGGCGCGGCGGCTGGCCGAGCGGCTGGGCGCGCCGGCGATCCTGTCGGATTTCTCGCGTCTGGTGATCGACCCGAACCGGGGCGAGGACGACCCGACGCTGCTGATGCGGATCTATGACGGCACCGTCATTCCGGCGAATCGCCATGCCGGCCCGGCCGAGCGGCAAAGGCGGCTCGACCGGCTTTATCATCCCTATCACGCCGCCTATGAGGCGCTGGCCTCGGCGCGGCCGGACCGGGCGATCTGCGCCATCCACAGCTTCACCCGGCAGCTGCGCGGCCGGCCGCGGCGGCCCTGGGCGGTGGGGGTGCTTTATTCGCATCGCGACGAGCGGCTGGGCAAGGCGCTGGTGCGCGAATGCCGCGACCTAGGCTGGATCACCGGCGACAACGAACCCTATTCCGGGCATCTGGACGGCGATTCCATCGACCGCCATGCGCTGGCGCAGGGCCGGCCGAACGTGCTGATCGAGGTCAGGAACGACCTGATCGCCGACGCCGCCGGGCAGGAATTGTGGGCGACCCGCCTTGCCGGCCTGCTGGAGGGGTTCCTGGACCGCTGCGGGCTGTGA
- a CDS encoding AbrB family transcriptional regulator: protein MTLTLTRRRILTFALAAVGGALFLALRLPLPLLLGPMLACLIAALAGAPLAGAGGFGIFMRTFLGVAVGASITPQVLGELPEIAASLVLVPVFIGAIALVGYPLFRRVFGFDHPTAWYAAMPGGLQDMLVFGEEAGGDVRALSLIHATRVLVIVTVAPLIMQSFWGVDLSQPPGAPIRGTDPIEIGLMVAAGLVGWKLAERLGLFGASILGPMVLAAGLSLSGLIQHRPPAEIIQAAQFFIGVAVGVKYVGITGRELRIDVTAGLVYAMFLALISLAFIELITHLGLAPTLDAFLAYLPGGQAEMVVIAIIAGADLAYVVSHHLLRMIIVITLSPLVSKLVERRR, encoded by the coding sequence ATGACCCTGACCCTGACCAGAAGACGCATCCTGACCTTTGCGCTGGCCGCCGTCGGCGGGGCCCTGTTCCTGGCACTGCGCCTGCCGCTGCCCCTGCTGCTGGGCCCGATGCTGGCCTGCCTGATCGCGGCGCTGGCCGGGGCGCCGCTGGCCGGGGCGGGCGGCTTCGGCATCTTCATGCGCACCTTCCTGGGCGTGGCCGTCGGCGCCTCGATCACCCCACAGGTGCTGGGCGAACTGCCCGAGATCGCCGCCTCGCTGGTGCTGGTGCCGGTCTTCATCGGCGCCATCGCCCTGGTCGGCTATCCGCTGTTCCGGCGGGTCTTCGGCTTCGACCACCCGACCGCCTGGTATGCGGCCATGCCGGGCGGCCTGCAGGACATGCTGGTCTTCGGCGAGGAGGCGGGCGGCGACGTGCGCGCCCTGTCGCTGATCCATGCCACCCGCGTGCTGGTCATCGTCACCGTGGCGCCGCTGATCATGCAGAGCTTCTGGGGCGTGGACCTGTCGCAGCCGCCGGGCGCGCCGATCCGCGGCACCGACCCCATCGAGATCGGGCTGATGGTCGCCGCCGGGCTTGTCGGCTGGAAGCTGGCCGAGCGGCTGGGCCTGTTCGGCGCCTCGATCCTGGGGCCGATGGTGCTGGCGGCGGGACTGTCGCTGTCGGGACTGATCCAGCACCGCCCGCCGGCCGAGATCATCCAGGCCGCGCAATTCTTCATCGGCGTCGCGGTCGGGGTGAAATATGTCGGCATCACCGGCCGCGAGCTGCGCATCGACGTGACCGCGGGGCTGGTCTATGCGATGTTCCTGGCCCTGATCAGCCTGGCCTTCATCGAACTGATCACCCATCTGGGGCTGGCGCCGACGCTGGATGCCTTCCTGGCCTATCTGCCGGGCGGGCAGGCCGAGATGGTGGTGATCGCCATCATCGCCGGGGCGGATCTGGCCTATGTGGTCAGCCACCATCTGCTGCGCATGATCATCGTCATCACCCTGTCGCCGCTGGTCTCGAAACTGGTCGAGCGCCGGCGCTAG
- a CDS encoding TM2 domain-containing protein: MDTQRELLIEQRVANDAKSPLVAYLLAILLWGFGAHRMYLGRWASGLVMLALWGLGWLTAPILIGWPLVGLVCLWALVDLFLIPGMIQDDKDEMRRRLGSGLR; encoded by the coding sequence ATGGACACGCAACGGGAACTGCTGATCGAACAGAGGGTCGCGAATGACGCGAAATCGCCGCTGGTCGCCTATCTGCTGGCGATCCTGCTTTGGGGCTTCGGCGCGCATCGCATGTATCTGGGCCGCTGGGCCAGCGGCCTTGTCATGCTGGCGCTGTGGGGCCTGGGCTGGCTGACGGCGCCGATCCTGATCGGCTGGCCGCTGGTCGGGCTGGTCTGCCTGTGGGCGCTGGTCGACCTGTTCCTGATCCCCGGCATGATCCAGGACGACAAGGACGAGATGCGCCGGCGGCTGGGTTCGGGCCTGCGCTGA
- the pheS gene encoding phenylalanine--tRNA ligase subunit alpha: MTALRQSYLDRIATAADGEALEQVRLAALGKKGEISGMMKELGRMTPEQRQTTGAALNRLKDEIDAALRARKQGLEDAALDARLKQEWLDVTLPGRARPQGSIHPISQVTEEVTAIFADMGFRVAEGPQIESDWFNFDALNIPPEHPARQEHDTFFMARAADDPRPPHVLRTHTSPVQIRAMQATGAPIRVICPGRVYRMDMDQTHTPMFHQVEGLALGKGISMANLKWTLEEFCRAFFEVDEVELRFRASHFPFTEPSAEVDIRCSWEGGKLTIGQGESWLEILGSGMVHPKVLAAGGIDPEQWQGFAFGMGIDRIAMLKYGIPDLRAFFESDLRWLRHYGFAAGDVPSVAGGLSR; this comes from the coding sequence CTGACCGCCCTTCGCCAGTCCTATCTCGACCGCATCGCGACCGCCGCCGACGGCGAGGCGCTGGAACAGGTGCGGCTTGCCGCCCTGGGCAAGAAGGGCGAGATCAGCGGCATGATGAAGGAACTGGGCCGGATGACGCCCGAGCAGCGCCAGACCACCGGCGCGGCGCTCAACCGCCTCAAGGACGAGATCGACGCCGCCCTGCGCGCCCGCAAGCAGGGGCTCGAGGACGCGGCGCTGGACGCGCGGCTGAAGCAGGAATGGCTGGACGTGACCCTGCCCGGCCGGGCGCGGCCGCAGGGCAGCATCCACCCGATCAGCCAGGTGACCGAGGAAGTCACCGCCATCTTCGCCGATATGGGCTTCCGCGTCGCCGAGGGGCCGCAGATCGAAAGCGACTGGTTCAATTTCGACGCGCTGAACATCCCGCCCGAGCATCCCGCCCGGCAGGAGCACGACACCTTCTTCATGGCCCGCGCGGCGGACGACCCGCGCCCGCCGCATGTGCTGCGCACCCATACCTCGCCGGTGCAGATCCGCGCCATGCAGGCGACGGGCGCACCGATCCGGGTGATCTGCCCGGGCCGGGTCTATCGCATGGACATGGACCAGACCCATACGCCGATGTTCCACCAGGTCGAGGGGCTGGCGCTGGGCAAGGGCATCTCGATGGCGAACCTGAAATGGACGCTCGAGGAGTTCTGCCGCGCCTTCTTCGAGGTGGACGAGGTCGAGCTGCGCTTCCGCGCCAGCCATTTCCCCTTCACCGAGCCCTCGGCCGAGGTCGATATCCGCTGCTCGTGGGAGGGCGGCAAGCTGACCATCGGCCAGGGCGAAAGCTGGCTCGAGATCCTCGGCTCGGGCATGGTGCATCCCAAGGTGCTGGCGGCGGGCGGCATCGACCCGGAGCAGTGGCAGGGCTTCGCCTTCGGCATGGGCATCGACCGCATCGCCATGCTGAAATACGGCATCCCCGATCTGCGGGCGTTCTTCGAAAGCGACCTGCGCTGGCTGCGGCATTACGGCTTCGCGGCAGGGGATGTGCCCAGCGTGGCGGGCGGGCTGTCGCGATAG
- a CDS encoding sodium:alanine symporter family protein gives MTGIIDFLNTIFWGYVLIYGLLAVGIFFTIRLGFLQIRHFGEMFRCVLGSGATDKDGISPFQALTVSLASRVGTGNIAGVAVAITLGGPGAVFWMWMVALVGMATAYAESTLAQLYKEHGPNGMYRGGPAFYIKKALGQGWLAVIFAVALIIAFGLIFNAVQANSIAEAVQGAFGIDKSVVGIAVAALTGIIIFGGIPQIARVAEYVVPFMAGAYLLAAAWVLVANVALVPGVIGQIIGSAFGLQEAAGGAAGGIAAAMLNGVKRGLFSNEAGMGSAPNIAAVAVPEPHHPSSQGFVQALGVFIDTILVCTATAIMILLSGALPSAELTGVALTQAALGEHFGSFGHYFVAVAIFFFAFTSIIGNYAYAENAIVFLGHGSPVPVLALRVAVMAMVIWGAIQTVQTVFDFADASMGLMATINLIAIVALSGTIAYVTRDYLRQRAEGLTPTFRLADHPAVAPGASASIWK, from the coding sequence ATGACCGGCATCATCGACTTCCTGAACACGATCTTCTGGGGCTATGTCCTGATCTATGGCCTGCTGGCGGTGGGGATCTTCTTCACCATCCGGCTGGGCTTCCTCCAGATCCGGCATTTCGGCGAGATGTTCCGCTGCGTGCTGGGGTCGGGTGCGACCGACAAGGACGGCATCTCGCCCTTCCAGGCGCTGACCGTCAGCCTGGCCAGCCGGGTCGGCACCGGCAATATCGCCGGGGTGGCGGTGGCGATCACGCTGGGCGGGCCGGGCGCGGTGTTCTGGATGTGGATGGTGGCGCTGGTCGGCATGGCCACCGCCTATGCTGAATCGACCCTGGCCCAGCTTTACAAGGAGCACGGGCCGAACGGCATGTATCGCGGCGGCCCGGCCTTCTATATCAAGAAGGCGCTGGGGCAGGGCTGGCTGGCGGTGATCTTCGCCGTGGCGCTGATCATCGCCTTCGGGCTGATCTTCAACGCCGTGCAGGCCAATTCCATCGCCGAGGCGGTCCAGGGCGCCTTCGGCATCGACAAATCCGTGGTCGGCATCGCCGTCGCGGCGCTGACCGGGATCATCATCTTCGGCGGCATCCCGCAGATCGCCCGGGTGGCGGAATATGTCGTGCCCTTCATGGCCGGCGCCTATCTGCTGGCGGCGGCCTGGGTGCTGGTCGCCAATGTCGCCCTGGTGCCGGGGGTGATCGGCCAGATCATCGGCTCGGCCTTCGGCCTGCAGGAGGCGGCGGGCGGCGCCGCCGGCGGCATCGCCGCCGCCATGCTGAACGGCGTCAAGCGCGGGCTGTTCTCGAACGAGGCCGGCATGGGCTCGGCCCCGAACATCGCCGCCGTCGCCGTGCCCGAGCCGCATCACCCCTCCAGCCAGGGCTTCGTGCAGGCGCTGGGGGTGTTCATCGACACCATCCTGGTCTGCACCGCCACCGCGATCATGATCCTGCTGTCGGGCGCCCTGCCTTCGGCCGAGCTGACCGGCGTCGCCCTGACCCAGGCGGCGCTGGGCGAGCATTTCGGCAGCTTCGGGCATTATTTCGTCGCCGTCGCCATCTTCTTCTTCGCCTTCACCTCGATCATCGGCAATTATGCCTATGCCGAGAACGCCATCGTCTTCCTGGGCCATGGCAGCCCGGTGCCGGTGCTGGCGCTGCGCGTCGCGGTCATGGCCATGGTGATCTGGGGGGCGATCCAGACCGTGCAGACGGTCTTCGACTTTGCCGATGCCTCGATGGGGCTGATGGCGACGATCAACCTGATCGCCATCGTGGCGCTTTCCGGCACCATCGCCTATGTGACGCGGGACTATCTGCGCCAGCGCGCCGAGGGGCTGACCCCGACCTTCCGCCTGGCCGACCATCCCGCGGTGGCGCCCGGCGCCAGCGCCTCGATCTGGAAATAG
- the pheT gene encoding phenylalanine--tRNA ligase subunit beta: MKFTLSWLKEHLDTTASLDEITEALTDLGLEVEGVTDPAAKLKKFTLAKVLEAVQHPDADRLRVCRVLTDEGEKQIVCGAPNARAGITVVLAKPGDYVPGIDVTLGVGKIRGVESHGMMASERELELSDEHNGIIELSSGEVGEKFVDWLAAHRPEAVDPVIEIKITPNRPDALGVHGVARDLAARGLGRLKPVADVTVPGSFVSPIKVVIAPEMAEKAPFFSGRMIRGVRNGPSPDWLQKRLTAIGLRPINTLVDITNLFTFDLNRPLHVFDAGKVKGDLVVRASAEGEALLALDGKTYAFAPGTMIIADETGPESIAGIMGGEHSGCDDATTDVFLESAYWDPIAIAAAGRALKINSDARYRFERGADPAFTLPGLELATRMILELCGGEASEVVTAGAAPDTTRSYRLEPARISSLVGMDIPEAEQRATLAALGFRLEGDQAFVPPWRPDVQGSADLVEEVARIASLTRLQGQPLPRPQAGVPQPVLTPLQRREQAARRMAASLGYNECVTYSFIDVQAAALFGGGSDAVRIENPISSEMTHMRPDLLPGLLAAAARNQARGFMDLALFECGPVFHGGEPGEQDLHLSGILVGATAPRDPYGSRRKVDIYDAKADAEAVLAIIGASAKAQINRKLDGWWHPGRAGNIALGPNALATFGEIHPRVLRHFGIKGAAVGFTLRLAAVPLPKAKTPSRPALLLSDLQAVERDFAFVVDAQVEALTLVNAAAGADKALIERVTVFDQFTGLEGGKKSIAITARLQPKDKTLTDAEIEAVGAKIVEKVSKATGGVLRS, translated from the coding sequence ATGAAATTCACCCTCTCCTGGCTCAAGGAGCATCTCGACACGACTGCCAGCCTCGACGAGATCACCGAGGCGCTGACCGATCTCGGCCTCGAGGTCGAGGGCGTGACCGACCCGGCAGCGAAGCTGAAAAAATTCACGCTTGCCAAGGTGTTGGAAGCCGTCCAGCATCCCGACGCCGACCGCCTGCGGGTCTGCCGGGTGCTGACGGACGAGGGCGAGAAGCAGATCGTCTGCGGCGCCCCCAATGCCCGCGCCGGCATCACCGTGGTGTTGGCCAAGCCCGGCGATTACGTGCCCGGCATCGACGTGACCCTGGGCGTCGGCAAGATCCGCGGCGTCGAGAGCCACGGCATGATGGCCTCGGAACGCGAGCTGGAGCTTTCCGACGAACACAATGGAATCATTGAGCTTTCCTCGGGAGAGGTGGGCGAGAAATTCGTGGACTGGCTGGCCGCGCACCGCCCCGAGGCGGTCGATCCGGTCATCGAGATCAAGATCACCCCGAACCGCCCCGACGCGCTGGGCGTGCATGGCGTCGCCCGCGACCTGGCGGCGCGCGGGCTGGGTCGGCTGAAGCCGGTCGCGGACGTGACCGTGCCCGGCAGCTTCGTCTCGCCGATCAAGGTGGTGATCGCGCCGGAAATGGCTGAAAAGGCGCCGTTCTTCAGCGGCCGGATGATCCGCGGCGTCAGGAACGGCCCCTCGCCGGACTGGCTGCAGAAGCGGCTGACCGCCATCGGGCTGCGGCCGATCAACACGCTGGTCGACATTACCAACCTGTTCACCTTCGACCTGAACCGGCCGCTGCATGTCTTCGATGCCGGCAAGGTCAAGGGCGACCTGGTGGTACGCGCCTCGGCCGAGGGCGAGGCGCTGCTGGCGCTGGACGGCAAGACCTATGCCTTCGCCCCCGGCACCATGATCATCGCCGACGAGACCGGCCCGGAAAGCATCGCCGGCATCATGGGCGGCGAGCATAGCGGCTGCGACGACGCCACCACCGATGTTTTCCTGGAAAGCGCCTATTGGGATCCGATCGCCATCGCCGCGGCAGGCCGGGCGCTGAAGATCAATTCGGATGCCCGCTATCGTTTCGAGCGCGGCGCCGACCCGGCCTTCACCCTGCCGGGGCTGGAACTGGCGACGCGGATGATCCTGGAACTGTGCGGCGGCGAGGCCTCCGAGGTGGTGACGGCGGGCGCGGCGCCGGATACGACCAGAAGCTACCGGCTTGAACCGGCGCGGATTTCCAGCCTGGTCGGCATGGATATCCCCGAGGCCGAGCAGCGTGCCACCCTGGCGGCGCTGGGCTTCCGGCTGGAGGGCGATCAGGCTTTCGTGCCTCCGTGGCGCCCCGACGTGCAGGGCAGCGCCGATCTGGTCGAGGAGGTGGCGCGCATCGCTTCGCTGACCAGATTGCAGGGCCAGCCGCTGCCGCGGCCGCAGGCGGGCGTGCCGCAGCCGGTGCTGACGCCCTTGCAGCGCCGCGAGCAGGCGGCGCGGCGCATGGCGGCGAGCCTTGGCTATAACGAATGCGTCACCTACAGCTTCATCGACGTGCAGGCGGCGGCGCTGTTCGGCGGCGGTTCGGATGCCGTCCGCATCGAGAATCCGATCAGCAGCGAGATGACGCATATGCGCCCCGACCTGCTGCCCGGCCTGCTGGCGGCGGCGGCGCGCAACCAGGCGCGCGGCTTCATGGATCTGGCGCTGTTCGAATGCGGCCCGGTCTTCCATGGCGGCGAGCCGGGCGAGCAGGACCTGCATCTGTCCGGCATCCTGGTCGGCGCCACCGCGCCGCGCGATCCCTATGGTTCGCGGCGCAAGGTGGATATCTATGACGCCAAGGCCGATGCCGAGGCGGTGCTGGCCATCATCGGCGCATCGGCCAAGGCGCAGATCAACCGCAAGCTGGACGGCTGGTGGCATCCGGGCCGGGCGGGCAATATCGCGCTGGGGCCCAATGCCTTGGCAACCTTTGGAGAAATCCATCCGCGCGTGCTGCGGCATTTCGGCATCAAGGGCGCGGCGGTCGGCTTTACCCTCCGCCTCGCGGCGGTGCCGCTGCCCAAGGCGAAAACGCCGTCGCGGCCGGCGCTGCTGCTGTCGGACCTGCAGGCGGTCGAGCGCGATTTCGCCTTCGTCGTGGACGCGCAGGTCGAGGCCCTGACGCTGGTGAATGCGGCGGCGGGCGCCGACAAGGCGCTGATCGAGCGGGTGACGGTCTTCGACCAGTTCACCGGGCTGGAGGGCGGCAAGAAGTCCATCGCCATCACCGCCCGCCTGCAACCCAAGGACAAGACCCTGACCGATGCCGAGATCGAGGCGGTCGGCGCCAAGATCGTCGAGAAGGTGAGCAAGGCCACCGGCGGCGTGCTGCGGAGCTGA
- a CDS encoding arsenate reductase family protein translates to MITIYHKPTCSTSRNVLQMIRDAGHEPEIVDYARDGWTRGQLLGLFAAADVTPRQALRVKGTDAEARGLPDASDEDILAAMVENPLLVERPFVCGPGGVRLCRPAERVAETFAR, encoded by the coding sequence ATGATCACCATCTATCACAAGCCGACCTGCTCAACCTCGCGCAATGTGCTGCAGATGATCCGCGATGCCGGGCACGAGCCCGAGATCGTCGATTACGCCCGCGACGGCTGGACCCGCGGCCAGCTTCTGGGCCTGTTCGCCGCCGCCGACGTGACCCCGCGCCAGGCCCTGCGCGTCAAGGGCACCGATGCCGAGGCGCGCGGCCTGCCGGATGCCAGCGACGAGGACATTCTGGCCGCCATGGTCGAAAACCCGCTGCTGGTCGAGCGGCCCTTCGTCTGCGGCCCCGGCGGCGTGCGCCTGTGCCGCCCGGCCGAGCGGGTGGCCGAGACCTTCGCCCGCTAA
- the rpmI gene encoding 50S ribosomal protein L35, translated as MPKMKTKAAAKKRFSMTASGKVKAGPAGKRHGMIKRSTKFIRDVTGTMILSDADAKIVKKYMPYNR; from the coding sequence ATGCCGAAGATGAAGACAAAAGCGGCCGCCAAGAAGCGGTTCTCGATGACGGCTTCGGGCAAGGTCAAGGCCGGCCCGGCCGGCAAGCGCCACGGCATGATCAAGCGCTCGACGAAATTCATCCGCGACGTGACCGGGACCATGATCCTGTCCGACGCGGACGCGAAGATCGTCAAGAAATACATGCCCTACAACCGCTAA